Proteins encoded by one window of Acidipropionibacterium virtanenii:
- a CDS encoding ABC transporter substrate-binding protein, translated as MPLAAAPPLLAGCGTGAENRAGATLVFWSWVPGIDKAVALWNRTHPQIQVDLQDTPAGSNGTYAKMYAAIRGGRGGPDVAQVEYQELPGLVLENGMADLGPLGMRRIASRFVDWQLAQCTFEGHVYAVPQASGPMGLFYRRDIFSTLHLDPPTTWQEFADAAEAIHRSDPKRYICTFPPGNSAWFAALAWQAGARWFGVDGSTWKVTIDTPTTIKVAEYWDDLRKRGVIATMPDFSNSWYADLQNGNIATWPSAQWGQSMLAGNAPKTSGKWSLSSLPQWDASDTPRSANWGGSATGVFANSPHQAEAAQFAMWLNTAPESIDILIAGGAGWPAVKGGSKGTALDEADPFLNGQNAGRDVFIEADANIDTKWQWGPTTANTYAHLNDAFAAAVAGNGSFAGAVRKAQEETVRDLRAKGLTVEG; from the coding sequence ATGCCTCTGGCCGCCGCGCCGCCCCTTCTCGCCGGCTGCGGGACCGGCGCCGAGAACCGGGCCGGCGCGACGCTCGTGTTCTGGTCCTGGGTTCCGGGGATCGACAAGGCGGTGGCGCTGTGGAACCGGACCCACCCGCAGATTCAGGTGGACCTCCAGGACACTCCGGCCGGCTCGAACGGCACATACGCCAAGATGTACGCCGCCATCCGCGGCGGCCGCGGCGGCCCCGATGTCGCGCAGGTCGAGTACCAGGAGCTGCCCGGCCTCGTACTGGAGAACGGGATGGCCGACCTCGGCCCCCTGGGTATGCGCAGGATCGCGTCGAGGTTCGTGGACTGGCAGCTGGCGCAGTGCACCTTCGAAGGGCACGTCTACGCCGTGCCCCAGGCCTCGGGGCCGATGGGCCTGTTCTACCGCCGGGACATCTTCAGCACCCTCCATCTCGACCCGCCGACGACCTGGCAGGAATTCGCCGACGCCGCCGAGGCCATTCACAGATCGGACCCGAAGCGCTACATCTGCACCTTCCCCCCGGGCAACTCCGCGTGGTTCGCCGCCCTGGCGTGGCAGGCGGGGGCCCGCTGGTTCGGCGTCGACGGATCCACCTGGAAGGTGACCATCGACACCCCCACCACCATCAAGGTCGCCGAGTACTGGGACGATCTGCGCAAGCGCGGTGTCATCGCGACGATGCCTGACTTCTCCAACAGCTGGTACGCCGACCTGCAGAACGGAAACATCGCCACCTGGCCCTCGGCCCAGTGGGGCCAGTCGATGCTGGCCGGCAATGCCCCCAAGACGTCGGGGAAATGGTCGCTGTCCTCGCTGCCCCAGTGGGATGCCTCGGACACGCCGCGGTCGGCGAACTGGGGAGGGTCGGCGACGGGGGTCTTCGCGAACTCCCCGCATCAGGCCGAGGCCGCGCAGTTCGCGATGTGGCTCAACACGGCCCCCGAGAGCATCGACATCCTGATCGCCGGGGGCGCCGGATGGCCAGCCGTCAAGGGCGGTTCCAAGGGCACCGCCCTGGACGAGGCCGACCCGTTCCTGAATGGGCAGAACGCCGGCCGCGACGTCTTCATCGAGGCCGACGCCAATATCGACACGAAGTGGCAGTGGGGGCCGACGACCGCCAACACCTACGCCCACCTCAATGACGCCTTCGCCGCGGCCGTGGCCGGTAATGGCTCCTTCGCCGGAGCGGTCCGGAAGGCCCAGGAGGAAACAGTGCGGGACCTGCGGGCGAAGGGCCTCACCGTCGAGGGCTGA
- a CDS encoding carbohydrate ABC transporter permease: protein MHRSNSTRRRLAIFGLLGPFTLVFAAMIVLPIIVAIYQSMLSVRYEGPLGRGIRAEHFVGLSNYGRALAEPGFVSSIGRVLIFAIVAVPVMIILATVLALMLDSASARWVPFFRSSYFLPYGVPGVIASLLWGFLYTPGLSPLISMGEKIGVVPDFLAAGSILWSIANIVIWEFAGYNMLVVVAQLKAIDADLFEAASVDGASAWQTILRIKIPLIRPAIILTTVFTIIGTLQLFGEPLILKPLTGSITSTFTPNLTAYNEAFVNNNTNLAAAESVLLALVACVFSFGFLKIANRSEQ from the coding sequence ATGCACAGAAGCAATTCGACTCGGCGCAGACTCGCCATCTTCGGTCTTCTCGGTCCATTCACCCTTGTCTTCGCCGCCATGATCGTGCTGCCCATCATCGTCGCGATCTACCAGAGCATGCTCAGCGTCAGATACGAGGGCCCGCTGGGCCGCGGTATCCGCGCCGAGCACTTCGTCGGCCTGTCCAACTACGGCCGCGCGCTCGCCGAGCCGGGTTTCGTCTCGAGTATCGGCCGGGTCCTCATCTTCGCGATCGTGGCAGTTCCGGTGATGATCATCCTGGCCACCGTTCTCGCCCTCATGCTCGATTCCGCCTCGGCCCGATGGGTGCCGTTCTTCCGATCGTCCTATTTCCTTCCCTACGGGGTTCCCGGAGTCATCGCCTCCCTCCTGTGGGGGTTCCTATACACGCCGGGCCTGAGCCCGCTGATCTCCATGGGCGAGAAGATCGGGGTCGTACCCGATTTCCTCGCGGCGGGGAGCATCCTCTGGTCGATCGCCAATATCGTGATCTGGGAGTTCGCCGGATACAACATGCTGGTCGTCGTCGCACAGCTGAAAGCGATCGACGCAGACCTGTTCGAGGCCGCCTCGGTCGACGGCGCATCCGCCTGGCAGACCATCCTGCGGATCAAGATCCCGCTGATCCGTCCCGCGATCATCCTTACGACGGTCTTCACGATCATCGGAACCCTCCAGCTGTTCGGCGAACCCCTTATCCTCAAACCCCTCACCGGATCCATCACAAGCACATTCACCCCGAACCTCACCGCTTACAACGAAGCCTTCGTCAACAACAACACCAATCTGGCCGCAGCAGAGTCCGTTCTTCTCGCTCTCGTCGCATGCGTATTCTCCTTCGGCTTCCTCAAGATCGCCAACAGGAGTGAACAGTGA
- a CDS encoding carbohydrate ABC transporter permease: MSATTQKSGPRRLRRKATEASTPAKIIMTACLAVAAIYFLFPVYWLIIAATKDTGDLFGSSGLRLSNPHPGRNLLAVLHYDDGIFLRWAGNSLLYSGVSAVIATLLAMAGGYCLSKFQFRGRTALFNVFLAGVMIPGTALALPLFLLMSGAGLTNTIWAVLLPSLASPFGVYLARIYADAAVPDSVLEAARIDGAGEFRIFSTLALRVMTPAAVTVLLFQFVGVWNNYFLPLVMLSDQKLYPITLGLVGWQSVSDRHPELYQMTIGGALISVVPLMIAIVALQRFWRGGLTQGSVKG, from the coding sequence GTGAGCGCCACAACCCAGAAATCAGGTCCGCGCAGACTCCGGCGCAAGGCCACCGAGGCATCGACGCCGGCGAAGATCATCATGACGGCCTGCCTGGCCGTCGCGGCGATCTACTTCCTGTTCCCCGTGTACTGGCTCATCATCGCCGCGACCAAGGACACCGGCGATCTCTTCGGAAGCTCCGGTCTGAGACTCAGCAATCCCCACCCCGGACGCAACCTCCTCGCCGTCCTCCACTACGACGACGGGATCTTCCTCCGGTGGGCCGGGAACAGCCTGCTGTACTCAGGGGTCAGCGCAGTCATCGCCACCCTGCTCGCCATGGCGGGCGGCTACTGTCTCTCCAAATTCCAGTTCCGGGGGCGGACCGCACTGTTCAACGTCTTCCTGGCGGGCGTCATGATCCCGGGCACTGCGCTCGCACTGCCGCTCTTCCTGCTCATGAGCGGTGCCGGCCTCACCAACACGATCTGGGCAGTCCTGCTGCCCTCCCTCGCCAGTCCGTTCGGCGTGTATCTGGCCCGCATCTACGCTGACGCCGCGGTGCCCGACAGCGTCCTCGAGGCCGCCCGAATCGACGGAGCCGGAGAGTTCCGGATCTTCTCCACCCTCGCCCTGCGGGTGATGACACCGGCCGCGGTCACCGTTCTGTTGTTCCAGTTCGTCGGCGTCTGGAACAACTACTTCCTGCCCTTGGTGATGCTGTCGGATCAGAAGCTCTATCCGATCACCCTGGGACTGGTCGGCTGGCAGAGCGTCTCCGACAGGCACCCCGAGCTGTACCAGATGACCATCGGCGGCGCGCTCATCTCCGTCGTACCACTGATGATCGCGATCGTCGCCCTTCAGCGCTTCTGGAGAGGCGGGCTCACCCAGGGCAGCGTCAAGGGCTGA
- a CDS encoding cellulase-like family protein encodes MMRIPSHLPEALTVTLWDFSWYTRTCPGEPFHDLDRAFTEAVERGYNTVRICAAPLLLFGEHDIACDALAFANMGGRVGQRTRWYDARGGAVLDLRDRLLELFGLARDHDMYVIISSWEYQQSPAFLAERSWWDMLSGIPAQQRHLALAKAESAMVSWLDSHGLKDRIAYVELHNEVDLSHLADVAAPGQDVCWAQHDLIGSALDVLQNDHPDVLSTVCYGQPPFLDMAAIPRNAQVLHAHIYVYGVLGAIDEWAGTRDISDAFPSPELRSLLRDDAPELSEWPAAIEPWRLEATGIGANMFYAHDWIDTVAWDAWLYEHYQEHVRSMRDRIRMRLQAFATEAAHRDVPAAVGEGWIGYTPLEAEFEDGPAGQVLAGRAVELCRSLGFWATLPGSNSAPQHPSGWRNVEFQKTLNARFMSR; translated from the coding sequence ATGATGCGAATCCCCTCGCACCTCCCCGAGGCCCTGACCGTCACACTCTGGGACTTCTCCTGGTACACCCGTACCTGTCCGGGCGAGCCCTTCCATGACCTGGACCGGGCCTTCACCGAGGCCGTGGAGCGGGGTTACAACACAGTGCGCATCTGCGCCGCCCCCCTGCTGCTGTTCGGCGAGCACGACATCGCCTGCGACGCCCTCGCGTTCGCCAACATGGGGGGGCGGGTCGGCCAGCGCACGCGATGGTACGACGCCCGGGGCGGTGCGGTGCTGGACCTGCGCGACCGTCTTCTGGAGCTGTTCGGCCTGGCCCGCGATCACGACATGTACGTGATCATCTCGTCGTGGGAGTACCAGCAGAGCCCGGCCTTCCTGGCCGAGCGGTCCTGGTGGGACATGCTGAGCGGCATCCCCGCCCAGCAGCGCCACCTGGCCCTGGCGAAGGCCGAGTCGGCGATGGTGTCCTGGCTCGACTCCCACGGGTTGAAGGACCGGATCGCCTACGTCGAGCTGCACAACGAGGTGGACCTGAGCCACCTGGCCGACGTCGCAGCCCCCGGCCAGGACGTCTGCTGGGCCCAGCACGACCTCATCGGGTCGGCCCTCGACGTGCTCCAGAACGACCACCCGGATGTGCTGTCTACCGTGTGCTACGGCCAGCCGCCGTTTCTGGACATGGCCGCGATCCCGCGCAACGCGCAGGTGCTGCACGCTCACATCTACGTGTACGGGGTGCTGGGGGCCATCGACGAATGGGCCGGGACCCGCGACATCTCGGACGCCTTCCCGAGCCCGGAACTGAGGTCGCTCCTCCGCGACGACGCGCCCGAGCTGTCCGAGTGGCCCGCCGCGATCGAGCCGTGGCGCCTGGAGGCCACCGGTATCGGCGCCAACATGTTCTACGCCCACGACTGGATCGACACCGTGGCCTGGGACGCATGGCTCTATGAGCACTATCAGGAGCATGTGCGCTCGATGCGCGACCGGATCCGGATGCGCCTGCAGGCCTTCGCCACCGAGGCGGCCCACCGGGACGTGCCCGCCGCGGTCGGCGAGGGATGGATCGGCTACACGCCGCTGGAGGCCGAGTTCGAGGACGGGCCGGCCGGCCAGGTGCTGGCCGGCCGCGCCGTCGAGCTGTGCCGGAGCCTCGGCTTCTGGGCCACCCTCCCCGGCTCCAACTCAGCGCCCCAGCACCCCTCCGGCTGGCGCAACGTCGAGTTCCAGAAGACCCTCAACGCCCGCTTCATGTCCCGCTGA
- a CDS encoding DUF5107 domain-containing protein produces the protein MNSRISLPEAPRDAWVNGVAVWSAPLAIDTYDPVDPGPYPEFLDNRVYQGSSGRVYPLPFHERISRQKRPKQWQAIHMENAWLRLVILPELGGRLHIAYDKSADYDLFYRNNVIKPALVGLAGPWISGGIEFNWPQHHRPATYLPTDTSIERAPDGTATVWCSDHDPFARMKGMHGIRLTPDSSRIEVEAHLYNRSEVPQTFLWWANVAAAVNDDYQSFFPGDVTSVADHAKRAVVSFPKPDAPYYGIDYSTRATVERPDGDRIDWYRNIPVPTSYMALGSSQDFFGGYDHDRDAGFVHVAAHEFSPGKKQWTWGNAPFGWAWDRQLTDDDGPYVELMAGMYTDNQPDFAILAPGESKRFIETWYPIHRTGPVQFADRHVAVSARAEGDEVSIRVCAADALPDGQVVVKGTDGAALANQHLGLAPGDTWESLMPGGAQVDELTVEVRSGGRVLAHVRLAGPEHPDHVIPARRAVAPPAPEEVTSIDELIHIGWYLDQYRHATRSSVPYFQEALDRDPDETRALTALGAKAYDRADYSSAIALLRRSADLATRWTSTPVSGETHYRLGLALARDDRDPEAATDFALSAWDARYSVSGRFALAQLRCRQGALDVAETLLREALQIDAHHLQSLDLLALVLAAQDRTAESRATITAALEVDGLDAWARDLNGDAATADATVMLDVALEYANAGFADRAAKALEAVVDLAPRQPSGQVNVGPIACLHLATLRLSDGDRGGAAEAVHRANGLDITSAHPSRLDDERALRIVAAQFPTDPLSVSLQGHWLYAHGRHEDAIASWEGGIARGAGAGLAAVLHRNLGIASYNVVQDVERATLHYDRAIALAPQDAKLRFEADLLAARAGAGSETRLASLEAVPQLVAARDDLAVAFAHLLLDVGRTREAREFLSGRAFQPWEGGEGQVLAAWDRANTALARELLAAGRAAGAVSVMDSSINPPHSLGEGRHELANIAEINLTLGDALAAAGDRDGASSRWQAAASSTRDFVNMAEKPFSVSSINAAYALVRLGREQEADALAGDMEAWLATYETADVQVDFFATSLPELLVFHEPPSAARDREAAAIRSQLERWHAARS, from the coding sequence ATGAATTCCAGGATCTCCCTTCCTGAAGCCCCCCGCGACGCCTGGGTGAATGGCGTGGCCGTATGGTCGGCCCCCCTGGCCATCGACACCTACGACCCAGTCGATCCCGGTCCCTACCCCGAATTCCTCGACAACCGGGTCTACCAAGGATCCTCCGGCCGGGTGTACCCGCTGCCCTTCCACGAGCGCATCTCCCGGCAGAAGAGGCCGAAGCAGTGGCAGGCCATCCACATGGAGAACGCCTGGCTTCGCCTCGTGATTCTTCCGGAGCTCGGCGGGCGCCTCCACATCGCCTACGACAAGTCCGCCGATTACGACCTGTTCTACCGGAACAACGTCATCAAGCCCGCCCTCGTGGGGCTGGCCGGCCCTTGGATCTCCGGGGGCATCGAGTTCAACTGGCCCCAGCACCACCGCCCGGCCACCTACCTTCCCACCGACACCTCCATCGAACGTGCCCCGGACGGAACCGCGACCGTATGGTGCTCGGATCACGATCCGTTCGCGCGGATGAAAGGCATGCACGGCATCCGGCTGACCCCCGACAGCTCCCGGATCGAGGTGGAGGCCCATCTCTACAACCGAAGTGAAGTACCCCAGACCTTCCTGTGGTGGGCCAACGTCGCGGCCGCGGTGAACGACGACTACCAGTCGTTCTTCCCCGGTGACGTCACCAGCGTCGCCGATCACGCGAAGCGTGCTGTCGTGTCATTCCCGAAGCCGGACGCGCCCTATTACGGCATCGACTACTCAACCCGGGCCACGGTTGAGCGGCCCGATGGCGACCGGATCGACTGGTACCGCAACATTCCGGTACCGACGTCGTACATGGCGCTGGGCAGCTCTCAGGATTTCTTCGGCGGCTACGACCACGACAGGGATGCCGGATTCGTCCACGTCGCCGCCCATGAGTTCTCCCCGGGCAAGAAGCAGTGGACCTGGGGAAACGCCCCGTTCGGATGGGCCTGGGACCGTCAGCTCACCGATGATGACGGTCCTTACGTCGAGTTAATGGCCGGCATGTACACGGACAACCAGCCAGACTTCGCGATCCTCGCCCCCGGCGAGAGCAAGAGGTTCATCGAGACGTGGTACCCGATCCACCGCACGGGTCCCGTCCAGTTCGCCGACCGGCATGTCGCGGTGAGCGCACGTGCCGAGGGCGACGAGGTGAGTATCCGGGTCTGTGCCGCGGACGCCCTCCCGGACGGGCAGGTCGTCGTTAAAGGGACCGACGGTGCCGCCCTCGCCAACCAGCATCTCGGCCTGGCTCCGGGTGACACATGGGAGTCGCTGATGCCTGGTGGAGCGCAGGTCGACGAGTTGACCGTCGAGGTGCGCTCCGGTGGCCGGGTCCTCGCGCACGTGCGGCTGGCCGGCCCGGAGCATCCGGATCATGTGATACCGGCTCGGAGGGCCGTCGCTCCTCCGGCCCCTGAGGAGGTGACGAGCATCGATGAGCTGATCCACATCGGCTGGTACCTGGACCAGTACCGGCACGCCACACGATCGAGCGTCCCGTATTTCCAGGAGGCGCTGGACCGCGACCCCGACGAGACGCGCGCACTCACAGCACTGGGCGCCAAAGCCTACGACCGGGCCGACTACTCTTCGGCAATCGCTCTCCTTCGGCGAAGTGCCGATCTCGCCACACGGTGGACCTCGACCCCGGTCTCGGGCGAGACTCATTACCGGCTCGGCCTGGCACTGGCCCGCGACGACCGCGACCCCGAAGCCGCCACCGATTTCGCACTGTCCGCCTGGGATGCGCGATACTCGGTCTCAGGACGATTCGCCTTGGCCCAGCTCCGTTGCCGCCAAGGAGCACTCGACGTCGCGGAGACGCTGCTGCGGGAGGCGCTGCAGATCGATGCGCATCACCTGCAGAGCCTGGATCTGCTGGCCCTGGTGCTGGCCGCTCAGGACCGAACGGCTGAGAGCCGGGCGACGATCACGGCCGCTCTGGAGGTCGACGGGCTCGACGCCTGGGCGCGCGATCTGAACGGCGACGCGGCGACCGCCGATGCCACCGTGATGCTGGATGTGGCCCTCGAGTACGCGAACGCTGGATTCGCCGACCGTGCCGCCAAGGCCCTCGAGGCGGTTGTCGATCTCGCCCCCCGGCAGCCGTCGGGACAGGTGAACGTGGGACCGATCGCCTGCCTTCATCTGGCGACCCTCCGGCTGAGCGACGGAGACCGGGGTGGCGCGGCCGAGGCGGTCCACCGGGCGAACGGTCTGGACATCACGTCCGCCCACCCCTCCAGACTCGACGACGAGCGCGCGCTGCGGATCGTCGCGGCGCAATTCCCCACCGACCCGCTGTCGGTGAGCCTGCAGGGCCACTGGCTGTACGCCCACGGGCGCCATGAGGACGCCATCGCGAGCTGGGAGGGGGGGATCGCGCGGGGGGCCGGTGCGGGACTCGCGGCCGTGCTCCACCGCAATCTCGGCATCGCGTCCTACAACGTCGTCCAAGACGTGGAGCGGGCGACGCTCCACTATGACAGGGCGATCGCGCTCGCACCGCAGGATGCGAAGCTCAGGTTCGAGGCCGACCTGCTGGCGGCCCGGGCAGGGGCCGGTTCTGAGACGAGGCTGGCGTCTCTCGAGGCGGTTCCGCAGCTGGTGGCGGCCCGGGACGATCTGGCTGTCGCTTTCGCCCACCTGCTCCTGGACGTGGGCCGGACCCGGGAGGCGCGCGAGTTCCTGTCCGGTCGCGCGTTCCAGCCCTGGGAGGGCGGCGAGGGCCAGGTCCTGGCGGCATGGGACCGGGCCAACACAGCGTTGGCCCGCGAACTCCTCGCCGCCGGGCGGGCCGCAGGGGCCGTCTCGGTGATGGATTCGTCGATCAATCCGCCACATTCCCTGGGTGAGGGCCGCCACGAGCTGGCCAATATCGCCGAGATCAACCTGACACTGGGCGACGCCCTCGCCGCGGCCGGGGACCGGGATGGGGCGTCATCCCGGTGGCAGGCCGCTGCCTCCTCGACCCGCGATTTCGTGAATATGGCCGAGAAGCCGTTCAGCGTCAGCTCCATCAATGCGGCGTACGCGCTTGTGCGGCTGGGGCGCGAGCAGGAGGCCGACGCACTGGCCGGTGACATGGAGGCGTGGCTCGCCACCTATGAGACGGCCGATGTCCAGGTCGACTTCTTCGCCACCAGCCTGCCCGAGCTACTGGTCTTCCACGAGCCGCCCTCGGCGGCCAGGGACCGGGAAGCCGCTGCCATCCGGTCCCAGCTGGAGAGGTGGCACGCAGCACGGTCCTGA